Part of the Mycolicibacterium thermoresistibile genome, ATGCGATGGCGCCCGTGCTCGACGAGTCATGGGTGGGAACCGTGGGGGAGTGGCGCACCAGTAGATCGGGGCTGCGCTACCGGTATTACCACTACACCCGGGTGTGAGCCCGGTGCGCCGGACTCCAGTACGGCTGACCCCCGTGCAGGCCAGGCGTATCGCGGTGGCTGCGCAGGGGTTTCACCAGCCCCGGCCGCGCGGACCGGTGACGCGGGCGCATCTGCGGCGGCTGATCGAGCGGATCCAGGTGCTGCAACTGGATTCGGTGTCGGTGTCGGTGCGGGCGCACTATGCGCCGGTGTTCAGCCGGCTCGGACCCTACGACCGGGACGTGCTCGACCGCGCCGCGTGGGACCACAGCGCCCGTGCGCCGCGGCTACTGGTGGAGTACTGGGCGCATGAGGCGGCGCTGATGGCCGTCGACGACTGGCCGTTGCTGCGCTGGCGGATGCGCCGGTACACGCACGGCAGGTGGGGCACCCACATCGTCAAACGCAACCCGAAACTGGTGGAGGAGGTCGTCGCCGCGGTCGCCGAACTCGGACCCAGCACCGCGGGACAGATCGAGGAGCATCTGGGTACCCGGCCGCGACGCGCCAAGGGCGCCTGGTGGAACCGCAGCGACACCAAATGGGTGACCGAGGCGCTGTTCGCGGCCGGGGTGCTGACGACGGCGACCCGGGTCGGGTTCGCCCGGCACTACGACCTCACCGAACGGGTGCTGCCGGCCGAGGTGGTGAACCGCCGGGTCGACGACGATGAGGCGATCTGCCGGCTGGTGCTGCGGGCCGCCGGCGCACTCGGCGTGGCGACCGAGGCGGATCTGCGCGACTACTTCCGGTTGTCGGCGGCGCAGACCCGGCCTGCGGTGGCCGCGTTGGTGGCGGCGGGGGAGCTGGAACCCGTCGACGTCGACGGCTGGGGCGCACCGGCGTATCTGCGTGTGGGACAGACGATTCCGCGGCGGGACCGGGGCACCGCGCTGCTGTGTCCGTTCGATCCGTTGATCTTCTTCCGGCCGCGGGTGCAGCGGCTGTTCGACTTTCACTACCGCATCGAGATCTACACCCCGGCGGCAAAACGGAAGTACGGCTATTACGTGTGGCCGTTCCTGCTGGACGGACAGCTGGTCGGGCGGGTCGATCTGAAACGCACCGACAATGCCCTGCACGTCGTCGGTGCTTTCCTCGAA contains:
- a CDS encoding winged helix-turn-helix domain-containing protein, with product MRRTPVRLTPVQARRIAVAAQGFHQPRPRGPVTRAHLRRLIERIQVLQLDSVSVSVRAHYAPVFSRLGPYDRDVLDRAAWDHSARAPRLLVEYWAHEAALMAVDDWPLLRWRMRRYTHGRWGTHIVKRNPKLVEEVVAAVAELGPSTAGQIEEHLGTRPRRAKGAWWNRSDTKWVTEALFAAGVLTTATRVGFARHYDLTERVLPAEVVNRRVDDDEAICRLVLRAAGALGVATEADLRDYFRLSAAQTRPAVAALVAAGELEPVDVDGWGAPAYLRVGQTIPRRDRGTALLCPFDPLIFFRPRVQRLFDFHYRIEIYTPAAKRKYGYYVWPFLLDGQLVGRVDLKRTDNALHVVGAFLEPGQEPARVAPALAAQLQSMASWLGVGAVTVGERGDLVGPLSTAIRRGD